The DNA region GGGCCTGGGAGAGCGGCAACCGCAGCTGGCCGACGTAGCGGTGCGGCGCGGCCAGGATCCGGCGGCGCAGCAGGTCCGGGGCGAGCTCGGTGATCTGCACCCCGGTGCCATCGGTGGTCCGGATCGCGAGCTCGTCGAGCCGGCCGAGCACGTGGTCCAGGCTCTCCGGGTCGCCGCACCACCAGGTCGGCACCGAGTCCAGCCGCAGCGCCTCCCCGAGCAGGTGCTCGCACATCGCGTCCATGTAGGCCAGCAGGCCGGGGTTCTCCAGCACGCCGGCACCCAGGCTGTTGACCACGCGGACCCGCCCGCGTCGTACCGCCTCGGCCAGGCCGGCCACCCCGAGCTGGGAGTCGCCGCGCAGCTCGAGGGGATCGCTCCAGGCGCTGTCCACCCGGCGCAGGATCACGTCGACCCGCTCCAGCCGCAGCGGCGTGCGCATCAGCACCCAGCCGTCGCGCACCACCAGGTCGCTGCCCTGGACCAGCGGGAAGCCGAGGTTGGCCGCGATGGTCGCCTGGTCGTAGAAGGTCTCCGAGTGGGACCCCGGGCTGAGCACCACCACCCGCGGGTCGGCCAGGTCCTCCGGCCCGGACTGGAGCAGCGCCGAGCGCAGCGCCCAGAGGTACGGCGCCATCCGGTGCAGGTCGGCCTCACGGTAGAGCTCGGGCATCACCCGGGAGAGCACCTTGCGGTTCTCCGCGGCGTAGCCGAGGCCCGACGGGGCCTGGGTGCGGTCGGCGAGGACCCGCCACTCCCCGTCGGCGTCGCGGCCCAGGTCGGCGGCCGACAGCACCAGCGGGCGGGGGTCGATCGCGCCGCTGCGCGCCATGATCCGGGTGAAGCCGTTGTGCCCGTAGACCAGCGCCGGTGGCAGCACCCCGTGCGCCAGCAGGGTCTGCTCGCCGTAGAGGTCGACCAGGATCGCGTTGAGCAGCTCGGCGCGCTGGGCGAGACCGATCTCCAGCGACTTCCACGCGGTCGCGTCGAGCACCAAGGGCATCGGGTCCAGCCGCCACGGCGCGGGCCGCTGGCCGGGGCGGGAGTAGGTGACGCCGTCGTCGGCGAGGAACCGGGCGATCTCGTCGTCGACCCGCTCCAGCTCGCGCGCGCTGATCGCGACGGCCACCTCCGCCAGCGGCTTCCAGCCGGGGCGCAGGCTGCCGTCGGGCTCGACCAGCTCGTCGTACCGGGGGCTCGAGGAGCCTGCGGTCGGGACGAGCGCAGGCTGGTGCAGGCCGGCGACGTAGTCGCGGAAGACGGTCACCTTCTCACCGCGGCGCCGGCACCCGCCGGAGGTCGAGGGTGTGCGGGTACTCCTGGTCCCCGGCGCGGTCGCGCAGCGCGGTCAGGGCGGCGACGTCGACGGTCCCGGCGGTGTTGCGCCGGGCCTCGAAGCGGCCGGCCCGGCGGGCCTCGGCCTCGTTGGCGTTGACCGGCGGGTGGTCGTAGGTACGTCCGCCCGGGTGGACCACGTGGTACGTCGCACCGCCCAGGCTGACCCCGGCGTGCAGGTCGACCACGTCGAAGGTCAGCGGCGAGTGCACCGGGATGGACGGGTGCAGGCCGGACCAGGGCTGCCAGGCCTTGTAGCGGACCCCGCCGTAGAACCCGTCGCCGGGAAGCCCGGGGACGGCGGTCGCGGTCGGTGTCATCGGCACGGGGACACCCTGACACGTCACCAGGTGCCGGTGCGGGTCGATGCCGGCGACGCTGACCTGGATCCGCTCCACCGAGGAGTCGACGTAGCGCGACGTGCCGCCGCCGGTGGCCTCCTCCCCCAGCACGT from Nocardioides sambongensis includes:
- a CDS encoding circularly permuted type 2 ATP-grasp protein encodes the protein MTVFRDYVAGLHQPALVPTAGSSSPRYDELVEPDGSLRPGWKPLAEVAVAISARELERVDDEIARFLADDGVTYSRPGQRPAPWRLDPMPLVLDATAWKSLEIGLAQRAELLNAILVDLYGEQTLLAHGVLPPALVYGHNGFTRIMARSGAIDPRPLVLSAADLGRDADGEWRVLADRTQAPSGLGYAAENRKVLSRVMPELYREADLHRMAPYLWALRSALLQSGPEDLADPRVVVLSPGSHSETFYDQATIAANLGFPLVQGSDLVVRDGWVLMRTPLRLERVDVILRRVDSAWSDPLELRGDSQLGVAGLAEAVRRGRVRVVNSLGAGVLENPGLLAYMDAMCEHLLGEALRLDSVPTWWCGDPESLDHVLGRLDELAIRTTDGTGVQITELAPDLLRRRILAAPHRYVGQLRLPLSQAPAWSRGRPGPPTSACAPSPCATAPPTVRCSGAWPASATAAARWAARTSGCSSRAPPRRTRGWPRCGR